One part of the Leclercia sp. LSNIH1 genome encodes these proteins:
- a CDS encoding REP-associated tyrosine transposase, giving the protein MSNYRRHYVPGGTWFFTVNLQNRRSDLLTRHIDTLRAATQGVKRRKPFLINAWVILPEHMHCIWTLPENDADYSGRWRDIKKTFTRVLGMPGIWQPRFWEHTIRDDNDLRRHTDYIHINPLKHGYVTRVKAWPYSTFHRDVREGIYPEDWAGEIEDFDTGERR; this is encoded by the coding sequence ATGTCAAACTACCGTCGACATTATGTGCCAGGCGGAACCTGGTTTTTCACCGTTAACCTGCAAAACCGGCGCAGCGATCTGCTGACGCGACATATCGATACGCTTCGTGCGGCAACGCAAGGTGTTAAACGCCGCAAACCCTTTCTGATTAATGCCTGGGTGATCCTGCCGGAACATATGCACTGTATCTGGACGTTACCCGAAAATGACGCGGACTACTCCGGCCGCTGGCGAGACATCAAAAAGACCTTCACCCGCGTGCTGGGGATGCCAGGCATCTGGCAGCCACGCTTCTGGGAACATACCATCCGGGACGACAACGACCTGCGGCGACATACGGATTACATCCATATCAACCCGCTGAAACATGGCTATGTGACGCGCGTGAAAGCGTGGCCCTATTCCACCTTTCATCGTGATGTACGGGAAGGGATATACCCGGAAGATTGGGCTGGGGAGATAGAGGATTTTGACACCGGAGAGCGGCGATAA
- a CDS encoding helix-turn-helix domain-containing protein: protein MKSMAEIIGERLKSLRERKKLSQAQLSKLCGWSTASRVGNYEGGLRNIGVDDAITLARYLDTTPSFILFGDEQNKGQELPEKQRRLLLLFDQLPSTEQDKMIDLFEVRLREIDDYVAKYLQGRYKPAEE from the coding sequence ATGAAATCGATGGCTGAAATTATTGGTGAGAGACTCAAGTCTCTTCGGGAACGAAAGAAGTTAAGCCAGGCGCAGCTGTCTAAGCTGTGCGGCTGGTCTACTGCCTCAAGAGTAGGGAACTACGAGGGAGGGCTCAGGAATATTGGTGTGGATGACGCCATTACACTTGCCAGATACCTTGATACCACGCCTAGTTTTATTCTTTTCGGAGATGAGCAGAACAAAGGTCAGGAATTGCCAGAAAAACAACGGCGCCTGCTTTTGCTGTTTGATCAGCTTCCTTCTACCGAACAAGATAAAATGATTGACCTCTTCGAAGTGCGCCTCAGGGAAATTGACGATTACGTCGCTAAGTACCTCCAAGGCAGATACAAACCTGCAGAAGAATAA
- the phoP gene encoding two-component system response regulator PhoP, translating into MRVLVVEDNALLRHHLKVQLQEMGHQVDDAEDAKEADYYLNEHLPDIAIVDLGLPDEDGLSLIRRWRSHDVSLPVLVLTAREGWQDKVEVLSAGADDYVTKPFHIEEVAARMQALMRRNSGLASQVISIPPFQVDLSRRELAINDEVIKLTAFEYTIMETLIRNSGKVVSKDSLMLQLYPDAELRESHTIDVLMGRLRKKIQAQYPEDVITTVRGQGYLFELR; encoded by the coding sequence ATGCGCGTACTGGTTGTTGAGGATAATGCGTTGCTACGTCATCACCTGAAAGTTCAGCTTCAGGAAATGGGGCATCAGGTGGATGATGCTGAAGATGCCAAAGAAGCCGATTACTATCTCAATGAACATCTGCCCGATATCGCCATCGTTGACCTGGGTCTGCCTGATGAAGATGGTCTGTCGCTGATCCGCCGCTGGCGCAGCCACGATGTCTCTTTGCCGGTGCTGGTGTTAACCGCCCGCGAAGGCTGGCAGGATAAGGTTGAAGTGCTCAGCGCCGGTGCCGATGACTACGTCACCAAACCCTTCCATATTGAAGAGGTTGCCGCCCGCATGCAGGCGTTGATGCGCCGCAACAGCGGTCTGGCCTCGCAGGTGATCTCCATTCCGCCGTTTCAGGTCGATCTCTCCCGTCGCGAACTGGCGATAAATGACGAGGTGATTAAGCTGACGGCCTTTGAGTACACCATTATGGAGACGCTGATCCGTAACAGCGGCAAGGTGGTGAGCAAAGATTCCCTGATGCTCCAGCTCTACCCTGATGCAGAGCTGCGCGAAAGCCATACCATCGATGTTCTGATGGGCCGTCTGCGTAAAAAAATTCAGGCGCAGTACCCGGAGGATGTCATCACCACCGTGCGCGGGCAGGGCTATCTTTTCGAATTACGTTAA
- a CDS encoding Rrf2 family transcriptional regulator has product MEFGMKRVMASVQAVAVLDRIYCGTPVPLATLSKEMKLSVSYLEQIFKRLRSGKLVTSQRGPGGGYSLREGDISVSAVIRAVSKIPSNTTFDPVLDALDGVLISQLANKPGAQ; this is encoded by the coding sequence ATGGAATTTGGAATGAAACGAGTGATGGCGTCTGTCCAGGCTGTTGCGGTTCTGGACAGAATTTACTGCGGCACGCCAGTACCCCTCGCCACACTGAGCAAAGAAATGAAGCTCTCGGTTTCCTACCTGGAGCAAATTTTTAAGCGGCTGCGCAGCGGCAAGCTGGTCACCTCACAAAGAGGACCAGGCGGCGGATATAGCCTTCGTGAAGGTGATATCTCAGTTTCAGCAGTCATCCGTGCAGTAAGCAAGATCCCGTCGAACACCACGTTCGACCCGGTGCTTGATGCACTTGATGGAGTGCTTATCTCTCAGCTGGCGAATAAGCCCGGCGCCCAATAA
- the xisR gene encoding excisionase family protein, protein MSQIIFGEEWMVEARLSEKTGLSERQIKSYRLNLWIEGVHFKRLTALGETDNSKGLLWYNLPKINQLVQEA, encoded by the coding sequence ATGTCGCAAATCATTTTCGGCGAAGAGTGGATGGTTGAAGCGCGACTCAGTGAAAAGACCGGCTTGTCCGAAAGGCAAATTAAAAGCTATCGGTTGAACTTATGGATCGAAGGTGTGCACTTCAAGCGCCTTACTGCTCTCGGGGAAACTGATAACTCTAAAGGTCTGCTCTGGTACAACCTTCCAAAGATTAACCAATTAGTACAGGAAGCGTGA
- a CDS encoding Arm DNA-binding domain-containing protein, producing the protein MDFPTGVELHSGKIRITFTYRGIRCREVLRGWSVTNGNIKKAGNLRALITSEIQLGTFNYAERFPESKALKKFITTKKVTTFRELSDFFTDTKALEVSGATLISIISVVNTLKRIVGEDTRLADIQHADILHYRKELLTGTIINPATPNVAKQGRAPSTVNKQMAVLSEMLKLANRSQFILHAPYEGVSRLKLSKSDPDPLLLHEYQAMIAALPRQLALIIIVAVHTGMRPGEMCALAWEDIDLVKGEIHVSRSLTNKRVFVPPKTDAGIRTITLLRPALDALKEQFEISGSNPRQEIRFHHREIGKTEQQNLRFVFTPSASSSSKGGYISKNSIAYGWKRGTKLASIRERNPYQSRHTYACWTLMAGANPSFIASQMGHEDARMVYEVYSKWIGDMNQDQVNMLNNQMPTAMPPGRPKGHGSMKKVI; encoded by the coding sequence ATGGACTTTCCCACAGGTGTTGAACTTCATAGCGGAAAAATAAGGATCACTTTCACTTATCGCGGCATTCGTTGCCGCGAAGTGTTGCGCGGCTGGTCTGTCACGAACGGGAACATAAAAAAAGCAGGAAACCTTCGCGCGCTTATAACCAGCGAAATACAACTCGGAACGTTTAATTATGCGGAGCGTTTCCCGGAATCCAAAGCGCTGAAGAAATTCATAACGACCAAAAAGGTCACCACTTTTAGGGAATTGAGTGATTTTTTTACAGATACCAAAGCACTGGAGGTATCTGGCGCAACGTTGATTTCAATTATATCGGTTGTTAATACGCTTAAACGAATAGTGGGAGAAGATACCCGCCTGGCTGATATTCAGCATGCCGACATTCTACATTATCGAAAGGAGCTGTTGACCGGAACAATAATCAACCCGGCAACGCCAAATGTGGCAAAGCAAGGCCGTGCGCCCTCAACGGTTAATAAACAGATGGCAGTTTTATCAGAAATGCTTAAGCTCGCGAACCGAAGCCAGTTTATATTGCATGCACCTTATGAAGGCGTGTCGAGGCTCAAATTATCTAAGTCTGATCCCGACCCACTATTGCTTCATGAGTACCAGGCTATGATAGCAGCCCTCCCCCGACAGCTGGCATTGATCATCATTGTGGCAGTGCATACGGGGATGAGACCGGGGGAAATGTGCGCCCTGGCATGGGAAGACATTGATTTGGTAAAAGGTGAAATCCACGTTTCCAGAAGCCTGACGAATAAGCGGGTATTTGTACCACCCAAAACAGACGCCGGGATAAGAACGATAACACTGCTGAGACCAGCTCTTGATGCACTGAAGGAGCAATTCGAAATTAGTGGTTCCAATCCCAGGCAGGAAATACGCTTTCATCATCGTGAGATTGGAAAAACTGAGCAGCAAAATCTTCGCTTCGTTTTTACACCGTCAGCGAGTTCGTCATCGAAGGGTGGCTACATTTCAAAGAACTCGATCGCCTACGGTTGGAAGCGAGGAACTAAACTTGCCAGTATCCGCGAGAGAAATCCGTATCAGTCACGGCATACATATGCCTGCTGGACGTTGATGGCCGGAGCTAACCCGTCGTTCATAGCCAGCCAGATGGGCCATGAAGATGCACGTATGGTGTATGAGGTTTACTCGAAGTGGATTGGGGATATGAACCAGGATCAGGTCAACATGCTAAACAATCAGATGCCGACAGCAATGCCCCCAGGACGCCCCAAAGGGCATGGGAGTATGAAAAAAGTTATTTAA
- a CDS encoding helix-turn-helix domain-containing protein, whose protein sequence is MNNIAFERQKLGLSQSQLAEALGWGRSRLSNYEADLREPGLSECRTIVETLNALGAECTLDSVFPSDPVTKQEG, encoded by the coding sequence GTGAACAACATTGCCTTTGAGCGTCAGAAATTAGGATTGTCGCAATCGCAGCTAGCCGAAGCTCTTGGCTGGGGGCGCTCGCGATTATCTAACTACGAAGCCGATCTTAGAGAGCCCGGGCTGTCTGAATGCAGAACCATCGTTGAAACACTTAACGCTTTAGGAGCGGAGTGCACTCTGGACAGTGTGTTTCCAAGCGATCCCGTCACCAAACAGGAAGGATAA
- a CDS encoding DUF1482 family protein: MTSLFALIVTVCALTGECSDIMLGVYNTEAVCEAAAAEQHAKGQCYPYKSADDQQPALHF; this comes from the coding sequence ATGACCTCGCTTTTCGCCTTAATCGTTACCGTCTGCGCCCTCACCGGGGAATGTTCAGACATCATGCTCGGCGTTTATAACACCGAGGCGGTTTGTGAAGCAGCTGCCGCAGAGCAGCACGCGAAAGGACAGTGTTACCCGTACAAATCGGCTGACGACCAACAGCCAGCGTTACATTTTTAA
- the pepT gene encoding peptidase T, protein MDKLLERFLQYVSLDTQSKPGVRQVPSTEGQWKLLQLLKSQLEELGLVNVTLSEKGTVMGTLPANVSGDIPAIGFISHVDTSPDFSGKNVNPQIVENYRGGDIALGVGDEVLSPVMFPVLHQLLGQTLITTDGKTLLGADDKAGVAEIMTALAVLKNKNVPHGDIRVAFTPDEEVGKGAKHFDVEAFDARWAYTVDGGGVGELEFENFNAASVNIRIVGNNVHPGTAKGVMVNALSLAARIHAEVPADESPEKTEGYEGFYHLTSIKGTVDRADMHYIIRDFNREGFEARKRKMMDIAKKVGKGLHPDCYIELVIEDSYYNMHEKVIEHPYILEVAQQAMRDCDVEPQLKPIRGGTDGAQLSFMGLPCPNLFTGGYNYHGKHEFVTLEGMEKAVQVIVRIAELTAKQ, encoded by the coding sequence ATGGATAAATTACTTGAGCGTTTTTTACAGTACGTATCGCTGGATACCCAATCTAAGCCGGGTGTCCGCCAGGTGCCAAGCACCGAAGGGCAGTGGAAGCTGTTGCAGCTGTTAAAAAGCCAACTGGAGGAGTTGGGGCTCGTTAACGTGACCTTAAGTGAAAAAGGGACGGTGATGGGCACGCTACCTGCGAATGTGAGCGGTGATATTCCTGCCATTGGTTTTATTTCCCATGTCGATACCTCACCGGATTTTAGCGGCAAAAACGTCAATCCGCAGATTGTTGAGAATTATCGGGGCGGTGATATCGCCCTTGGCGTCGGTGACGAAGTGCTGTCGCCGGTGATGTTCCCGGTATTACACCAGCTGCTCGGCCAGACCCTGATCACCACCGACGGCAAAACGCTGCTGGGGGCTGATGACAAAGCGGGTGTTGCCGAGATCATGACCGCGCTGGCGGTGCTGAAGAACAAAAACGTGCCGCACGGCGATATCCGCGTGGCCTTTACCCCCGATGAAGAGGTGGGCAAAGGGGCGAAGCATTTTGATGTTGAGGCGTTCGATGCCCGCTGGGCCTACACCGTCGATGGCGGCGGCGTGGGGGAGCTGGAGTTCGAGAACTTCAATGCGGCGTCGGTGAATATCCGCATCGTTGGCAACAATGTCCACCCAGGCACCGCGAAAGGGGTGATGGTGAACGCGCTGTCGCTGGCGGCCCGCATTCATGCTGAAGTTCCGGCGGATGAAAGCCCGGAAAAAACCGAAGGCTATGAGGGCTTCTACCATCTGACCAGCATCAAAGGGACGGTGGACCGCGCGGATATGCACTACATCATCCGTGATTTCAACCGCGAAGGGTTTGAAGCGCGCAAACGCAAGATGATGGATATCGCAAAGAAGGTGGGCAAAGGACTTCACCCGGACTGCTACATTGAGCTGGTCATCGAAGACAGCTATTACAATATGCATGAAAAGGTGATCGAGCATCCCTACATCCTTGAGGTGGCACAGCAGGCGATGCGCGACTGCGACGTCGAGCCGCAGCTCAAGCCGATCCGCGGCGGCACCGATGGCGCGCAGCTCTCCTTTATGGGGCTGCCGTGCCCGAATCTGTTCACCGGGGGCTATAACTACCACGGCAAGCATGAGTTCGTGACCCTGGAAGGAATGGAAAAAGCGGTGCAGGTGATTGTGCGGATTGCGGAGCTCACCGCAAAACAATAG
- a CDS encoding exonuclease, whose amino-acid sequence MEFFYHIKATQKSGKPDAVYWGTFKTEARANLALDVALEDAGIETGRGKDYLKPIRTDMPVVDDLPEEGVVCFEFCKRYTLADDQRTWKVIPGAATQGETTPSPVVTSDADLPAAPVTSTDTAVADNTSLLENRTPAVRFAVHLLGDKYLSEISQEQQIVANELAIDLGHAYFRNLLQAKNDVADIGDLSLHAEWKLVQAIKDVFPQDKEHEPALLAAFMSGWINADDRNQLVEDWKSGKLPARDKAPKPLYEHGLQISEHDTGGAHYPVCKMPFRKQLLAQLTVDELRHHITRSENAELHALEMDTDNGYVQDLLLAAENFAEVKAFDTKDLWRYTNAIRKVFSMDKRHELGLLLQFTKAWVATPYIDRGILTREWAAGNRINHVQRTDAGTNADGGYVTDRGEGAYHTLDTLDSEIACALLPMDFNYREIPGGIARRAKEIIEKKEEPWKSWSKILRNQPGILAVNRTAIFNLVRIAPENIHLTPAAHLEFVNQTMTAEFNAATELMPLPVPTVELEVPAAQSGSGGKTDRNPNYKPDFDGLDTEIALATLSADFNIYDIPSDVFRQAKAIVAANDSPFKEWSEALRATPGILDYSRAAIFALIRSAHPEYYKQPGRLVGYIHANLTETDHENPTVEVLAAARHTPEVSWEKEINEKIEAEKAALASQPQVENLGGGMFSIEGLMNENQPEKDDRSPVTEETTSDVQMEETNPAEGEAGNPVPPGESADAVDPQTDAVAETVCTGCGGCPDCGAVAGDATYAAMESGLKEELEELGHDTSNTKTMFTHLMVDLETMGKKPGAPIVSIGAVFFAPSSGKTGAEFYQVINLESSMSFGARPDASTILWWLKQSPEARSAIVVDDTVGLVEALEQFLDFIAENAANGSRTVQLWGNGSSFDCSLLEAAFELADTPFPIPHWNYRDVRTVVELGKAVGLNSRYEIPFEGDQHNALADARHQVKYVSAIWQRLTQN is encoded by the coding sequence ATGGAATTTTTTTATCATATTAAGGCGACCCAGAAATCAGGTAAACCCGACGCCGTCTACTGGGGGACATTTAAAACAGAAGCCCGCGCCAATCTTGCACTGGATGTTGCACTCGAAGATGCAGGCATTGAAACTGGCCGCGGGAAAGACTACCTCAAGCCGATCCGTACAGACATGCCGGTTGTGGATGATCTGCCCGAAGAAGGCGTTGTTTGCTTTGAGTTTTGCAAGCGCTACACCCTGGCCGACGACCAGCGCACCTGGAAGGTGATCCCCGGCGCCGCAACTCAGGGTGAAACCACCCCCTCCCCGGTGGTCACCAGCGATGCAGATCTGCCTGCCGCGCCTGTAACTTCTACTGACACAGCAGTCGCCGACAACACCTCCCTGCTTGAAAATCGCACCCCGGCTGTCCGCTTCGCCGTCCATCTGTTGGGTGACAAGTACCTTTCGGAGATCAGCCAGGAGCAGCAGATTGTTGCCAACGAACTGGCGATCGATCTGGGCCATGCTTACTTCCGGAACCTGCTGCAGGCCAAAAATGACGTTGCTGATATTGGCGATCTCAGCCTGCATGCTGAGTGGAAACTGGTGCAGGCCATCAAAGACGTTTTCCCGCAGGACAAAGAACACGAACCCGCGCTGCTGGCCGCCTTCATGTCGGGCTGGATTAACGCCGATGATCGCAATCAGCTGGTTGAGGACTGGAAGAGCGGCAAGCTTCCAGCCAGGGATAAGGCCCCTAAACCCCTGTATGAACATGGCCTGCAGATCAGCGAACACGATACCGGAGGAGCCCACTACCCTGTTTGCAAAATGCCATTCCGCAAACAGCTGCTGGCCCAACTGACGGTGGACGAACTGCGCCACCACATCACCCGCAGCGAGAATGCAGAGCTGCATGCGCTGGAAATGGATACCGACAATGGTTATGTCCAGGACCTGCTGCTCGCCGCTGAAAACTTTGCAGAAGTTAAGGCTTTCGATACCAAAGACCTGTGGCGTTACACGAACGCCATTCGGAAAGTGTTCAGCATGGACAAACGCCATGAGCTTGGCCTGCTTCTGCAGTTCACTAAGGCCTGGGTAGCCACCCCGTATATCGACCGCGGCATCCTGACGCGTGAATGGGCCGCCGGCAACCGCATCAATCACGTGCAGCGCACCGACGCTGGCACTAATGCCGACGGCGGGTACGTAACAGACCGTGGAGAAGGCGCGTATCACACACTGGACACTCTCGATTCCGAGATTGCCTGCGCTCTGCTGCCGATGGATTTCAACTATCGGGAAATCCCCGGCGGCATCGCGCGCCGCGCCAAAGAAATCATCGAGAAAAAAGAAGAGCCATGGAAATCGTGGAGCAAAATTCTGCGCAATCAGCCTGGCATTCTGGCAGTGAACCGCACAGCCATCTTCAACCTGGTGCGCATCGCGCCGGAGAACATCCATTTGACTCCTGCTGCTCACCTTGAGTTCGTGAACCAGACGATGACGGCTGAGTTCAACGCGGCAACTGAGTTGATGCCGCTGCCTGTGCCAACTGTTGAACTTGAGGTGCCAGCGGCCCAGTCGGGCAGCGGTGGAAAAACCGATCGCAACCCTAACTACAAACCCGACTTTGACGGGCTCGATACTGAGATTGCGCTGGCAACGCTGTCAGCGGATTTCAATATTTACGACATTCCAAGTGATGTTTTCCGCCAGGCAAAGGCTATCGTCGCAGCGAATGACAGTCCGTTTAAAGAATGGTCTGAAGCTTTGCGCGCAACGCCCGGTATTCTGGATTATTCCCGCGCTGCAATTTTTGCGCTGATCCGTAGTGCTCACCCTGAGTACTACAAGCAGCCGGGGCGTCTTGTTGGATACATCCATGCAAACCTGACCGAAACAGACCACGAGAATCCTACCGTAGAAGTGCTGGCGGCGGCTCGCCACACCCCAGAGGTTAGCTGGGAAAAAGAAATTAACGAGAAGATTGAAGCGGAAAAAGCAGCGTTAGCCAGCCAGCCGCAGGTCGAGAACCTCGGCGGCGGCATGTTCTCCATCGAAGGTCTGATGAACGAAAACCAACCAGAAAAGGATGACCGTTCACCGGTTACAGAGGAGACCACCAGCGATGTGCAGATGGAAGAGACTAACCCGGCGGAAGGAGAAGCTGGTAACCCGGTTCCACCAGGCGAAAGCGCTGATGCAGTTGATCCGCAAACAGATGCCGTAGCTGAGACTGTTTGCACCGGCTGTGGTGGCTGCCCGGACTGTGGCGCCGTGGCTGGGGACGCAACCTATGCAGCGATGGAATCGGGTCTGAAAGAGGAGCTGGAAGAGCTGGGCCATGATACCTCAAACACGAAAACCATGTTCACGCACCTGATGGTGGATCTCGAAACCATGGGCAAAAAGCCGGGCGCACCGATCGTTTCAATTGGGGCCGTATTCTTTGCCCCGTCCAGCGGGAAAACCGGCGCTGAATTTTACCAGGTGATTAACCTCGAATCATCGATGTCCTTCGGAGCAAGGCCGGACGCCAGCACCATCCTCTGGTGGCTGAAGCAATCGCCGGAAGCACGATCTGCAATCGTGGTGGATGACACGGTCGGTTTGGTAGAAGCGCTGGAGCAGTTCCTCGACTTCATTGCTGAAAACGCGGCTAACGGATCGAGGACTGTTCAGCTCTGGGGGAATGGTAGTTCGTTTGATTGTTCTCTTCTGGAGGCAGCATTCGAGCTGGCCGACACGCCCTTCCCGATCCCTCACTGGAACTACAGGGACGTGCGTACCGTCGTCGAACTGGGCAAAGCTGTTGGGCTGAACTCTCGCTATGAAATCCCTTTTGAGGGTGATCAGCACAACGCTCTGGCGGACGCCCGTCACCAGGTCAAATACGTTTCGGCTATCTGGCAACGTCTGACTCAAAACTGA
- a CDS encoding ribosomal protein uL16 3-hydroxylase produces the protein MDYQLALNWPDFIERYWQKRPVVLKRGITNFVDPISPDELAGLAMESEVDSRLVSHQDGKWQVSHGPFESYDHLGESNWSLLVQAVNHWHQPAAALMLPFRALPDWRMDDLMISFSVPGGGVGPHLDQYDVFIIQGTGRRRWRVGEKVPMKQHCPHPDLLQVDPFVGIIDEELEPGDILYIPPGFPHEGYSLENSMNYSVGFRAPSGREMISGFADYVLQRELGSHRFSDPAVPSREHPADILPQELDQLRGMMLEMINQPEHFNQWFGEFISQSRHELDVSLPEPPYQPDEIYDALQQGDKLARLGGLRVLRIGEAVYVNGEQLDSPHRPALEALASHMVLTADHFGDALDDPSFLAMMAALVNSGYWFFED, from the coding sequence ATGGATTATCAATTAGCCCTTAACTGGCCCGACTTTATCGAACGTTACTGGCAAAAACGTCCGGTTGTCCTGAAACGCGGCATCACCAATTTCGTCGATCCGATCTCTCCCGATGAGCTGGCTGGCCTGGCCATGGAGAGCGAAGTCGACAGTCGTCTCGTCAGCCATCAGGACGGTAAATGGCAGGTGAGCCACGGCCCGTTTGAAAGCTACGACCACCTGGGTGAGAGCAACTGGTCGTTACTGGTGCAGGCGGTTAACCACTGGCACCAGCCCGCCGCAGCCCTGATGCTGCCATTTCGCGCCCTGCCCGACTGGCGGATGGACGATCTGATGATCTCCTTCTCCGTGCCCGGGGGCGGCGTTGGCCCGCATCTGGATCAGTACGATGTGTTTATTATCCAGGGTACCGGCCGCCGCCGCTGGCGCGTGGGTGAAAAGGTGCCGATGAAACAGCACTGCCCGCACCCCGACCTGCTGCAGGTCGATCCGTTTGTTGGCATCATCGACGAAGAGCTGGAGCCGGGCGATATTCTCTATATTCCACCGGGTTTCCCGCATGAGGGTTACTCCCTTGAGAACTCAATGAACTATTCGGTTGGTTTCCGCGCCCCAAGCGGTCGCGAGATGATCAGCGGGTTTGCCGATTACGTCCTGCAGCGCGAACTGGGCAGCCACCGTTTCAGCGATCCGGCGGTCCCTTCCCGCGAACATCCGGCCGATATTCTGCCGCAGGAGCTGGATCAGCTGCGCGGAATGATGCTGGAGATGATCAACCAGCCGGAACATTTCAACCAGTGGTTCGGGGAGTTTATCAGCCAGTCCCGACACGAGCTGGACGTCTCCTTGCCGGAGCCGCCGTATCAGCCGGATGAAATCTACGATGCCCTTCAGCAGGGCGACAAGCTGGCGCGTCTGGGTGGATTGCGGGTGTTACGTATTGGCGAAGCGGTGTATGTCAATGGCGAGCAGCTGGATTCCCCGCACCGTCCGGCGCTGGAGGCCCTTGCCAGCCATATGGTGCTGACTGCCGATCATTTCGGCGATGCGCTGGACGATCCGTCGTTCCTCGCGATGATGGCCGCCCTGGTGAACAGCGGGTACTGGTTCTTCGAGGACTGA
- the phoQ gene encoding two-component system sensor histidine kinase PhoQ, whose amino-acid sequence MKKLFRHFLPLSLRFRFLLATAVVVLVLSLAYGMVALVGYSVSFDKTTFRLLRGESNLFYTLARWEDNKISIDMPEHLDRQSPTMSLIYDEKGKLLWAQRDVPWLIKSIRPEWLRANGFHELEANVDATSVLVGNDRNMQRELAEIREDDDDSELTHSVAVNIYPATLQMPQLTIVVIDTIPVELKRSYMVWNWFVYVLAANLLLVIPLLWLAAWWSLRPIESLAKEVRELEEHHREKLDPNTTRELTSLVRNLNRLLKSERERYDKYRTTLTDLTHSLKTPLAVMQSTMRSLRSAKLSAEEAEPVMLEQISRISQQIGYYLHRASMRTGSTLLSRELHPVAPLLDSLTSALNKVYQRKGVNITLDISPEISFVGEKNDFMEVMGNLLDNACKYCLEFVEVSARQGEDQLHIIVEDDGPGIPQGKRDQVFDRGQRADTLRPGQGVGLSVARDIVEQYGGRIETSDSLLGGARMEVIFGRQHLTSDDS is encoded by the coding sequence ATGAAAAAACTGTTTCGTCACTTTCTGCCGCTGTCGCTGCGGTTTCGATTCCTGCTGGCGACAGCAGTAGTGGTGCTGGTGCTCTCCCTGGCCTACGGCATGGTCGCGCTGGTGGGCTACAGCGTCAGTTTCGACAAAACCACCTTCCGCCTGCTGCGCGGCGAAAGCAATCTCTTCTATACCCTCGCCAGATGGGAAGACAATAAAATCAGCATCGATATGCCGGAGCATCTGGATCGCCAGAGCCCAACCATGTCGCTGATTTATGATGAAAAAGGCAAGCTGCTGTGGGCCCAGCGCGACGTGCCGTGGCTGATTAAAAGCATCCGCCCGGAGTGGTTAAGAGCCAACGGCTTTCATGAGCTGGAAGCCAATGTTGATGCCACCAGCGTGCTGGTCGGTAACGATCGGAACATGCAGCGGGAGCTGGCCGAGATCCGCGAGGATGACGACGACAGCGAGCTGACCCACTCGGTGGCGGTAAATATCTACCCCGCGACCCTCCAGATGCCCCAGTTGACCATTGTGGTCATCGACACCATTCCGGTTGAGCTTAAACGCTCCTATATGGTGTGGAACTGGTTCGTCTACGTGCTCGCCGCCAACCTGCTGCTGGTGATCCCCCTGCTCTGGCTGGCCGCCTGGTGGAGCCTGCGCCCTATCGAGTCGCTGGCGAAAGAGGTGCGCGAGCTGGAAGAACATCACCGTGAAAAACTCGACCCGAACACCACCCGGGAACTCACCAGTCTGGTGCGCAATCTTAACCGTCTGCTGAAAAGCGAGCGCGAACGTTACGATAAGTACCGCACCACCCTCACCGATCTGACCCACAGCCTGAAAACCCCGCTGGCGGTCATGCAGAGCACGATGCGATCCCTGCGCAGCGCGAAGCTGAGCGCCGAGGAAGCAGAACCCGTGATGCTGGAGCAGATCAGCCGTATCTCGCAGCAGATTGGTTACTACCTGCACCGCGCCAGCATGCGCACCGGCAGCACCCTGCTGAGCAGGGAATTGCACCCCGTCGCCCCGCTGCTCGACAGTCTGACCTCGGCGCTGAACAAAGTTTACCAGCGCAAGGGGGTGAACATTACTCTCGATATCTCCCCGGAAATCAGTTTCGTCGGCGAAAAAAATGACTTTATGGAAGTGATGGGCAACTTGCTGGATAACGCCTGTAAATATTGCCTGGAGTTCGTTGAAGTCTCTGCCCGTCAGGGAGAGGACCAGCTGCATATTATCGTTGAGGATGATGGCCCCGGGATCCCTCAGGGCAAACGTGACCAGGTCTTCGATCGCGGCCAGCGCGCCGACACATTGCGCCCGGGTCAGGGGGTCGGTCTTTCGGTCGCCCGGGACATTGTGGAGCAGTATGGCGGCAGAATCGAAACCAGCGACAGCCTGCTGGGCGGTGCCCGAATGGAGGTAATTTTTGGTCGCCAGCATCTGACAAGCGACGATAGTTAA